One region of Fragaria vesca subsp. vesca linkage group LG4, FraVesHawaii_1.0, whole genome shotgun sequence genomic DNA includes:
- the LOC101304560 gene encoding putative protein phosphatase 2C-like protein 44-like yields the protein MGLKDLHLKFKQGLQLRRILKINTGFKKKEANFTKKPSWMMPAVSHGHHVVEGYDGSDCDYFRVQREQIEELELWLFGVSDPRIGDGVTKYMQAHLFDKKPKESYIKGKSQETMKKAYLSAKSKVRDAQETEEANGVGSVSAMVIDGEKLVLANMGNYRAIVCREGLAHEIGSRHKQSPKRSWSSRFFRASNKQSKSSDLVVGAEKIENDTEFVILASSGIWEVMKYQEAVNLIRNIEDPQAAAKYLAKEASNRLSRSNISCLIIRFD from the exons ATGGGTCTCAAAGATCTTCATCTCAAGTTTAAG CAAGGCTTGCAGCTGAGGCGAATTCTCAAGATAAATACTGGGTTTAAGAAGAAAGAGGCCAACTTTACCAAAAAACCTTCATGGATGATGCCAGCAGTTTCACATGGGCATCATGTGGTGGAGGGTTATGATGGATCCGACTGTGACTATTTTAGGGTTCAGAGAGAGCAGATTGAAGAGCTTGAGCTTTGGCTTTTTGGAGTTTCGGATCCTCGGATTGGGGACGGAGTTACCAAGTACATGCAGGCACATCTGTTTGATAAGAAACCTAAAGAG TCTTACATAAAGGGAAAGAGCCAAGAGACTATGAAAAAAGCATATCTTAGTGCTAAATCAAAGGTTAGAGATGCCCAGGAAACTGAGGAGGCAAATGGAGTGGGTTCGGTTTCGGCAATGGTGATCGATGGTGAAAAGCTAGTGTTAGCTAATATGGGCAACTACAGAGCAATTGTTTGCAGAGAGGGTTTAGCTCATGAAATAGGCAGCAGGCACAAGCAATCACCCAAAAGGAGTTGGTCTAGTAGATTTTTCAGAG CAAGCAATAAGCAATCTAAAAGCTCAGATCTTGTTGTTGGGGCCGAAAAGATTGAGAATGATACTGAATTTGTCATCTTAGCAAGCAGTGGAATATGGGAG GTGATGAAGTATCAAGAGGCTGTGAATCTCATAAGGAACATCGAGGATCCACAAGCAGCTGCCAAGTATTTGGCAAAGGAAGCTTCAAACAGACTGAGCAGAAGCAACATTTCTTGCTTGATCATTCGATTTGATTGA